Below is a window of Streptomyces qaidamensis DNA.
CCGCCCACACCGCCCACTTCTCGATCGGCTCCGGCACCAAGCTCGCCGTCGAGGACGCGCTCGCCCTGGCCGCCTGTCTGGAGGAGCGGGACACCCTGCCCGAGGCCCTGGCCGCCTACGAGGCGGAGCGGCGACCCGTCGTCGCCTCCACTCAGCGCGCGGCCCGGGCCAGCCTGGAGTGGTTCGAGAACATCGCCCTCTACCTGGGCCAGCCGCCCCGCCAGTTCGCCTTCAACCTGCTCACCCGCAGCCGCCGCGTCACCCACGACAACCTGCGGCTGCGCGACGCCCGCTTCACGGAGACGGTGGAGCGCGAGTTCGGCTGCCCGCCCGGCACGCCCCCGATGTTCACCCCGTTCCGGCTGCGCGGCCTGACCCTGCGCAACCGGGTCGTCGTCTCCCCCATGGACATGTACTCGGCCGTCGACGGCGTCCCCGGCGACTTCCACCTCGTCCATCTGGGCGCGCGGGCGCTGGGCGGGGCCGGGCTGGTGATGACCGAGATGGTGTGCGTCAGCGAGGAGGGCCGGATCACGCCCGGCTGCGCCGGCCTCTACACCGGCCGGCAGGCCGAGGCCTGGAAACGGATCACGAACTTCGTGCACGACCGGGCCCCCGGCACCGCGATCGGCGTGCAGCTCGGCCACAGCGGCCGCAAGGGCTCCACGAGACGGATGTGGGAGGGCATGGACGAGCCGCTGGAGGAGGGCAACTGGCCGCTCGTGGCCCCCTCGGCGCTCCCGTACAAGGAGTTCAGCCAGACACCCCGCGAGCTGTCGCGGGCCCAGCTCACCGACATCCGGGAGCAGTTCGCGGCATCCGCGGTGCGTGCGGCCCGGGCCGGCTTCGACCTGCTCGAACTGCACTGCGCGCACGGCTACCTGCTGTCCGGGTTCCTCTCCCCGCTGACCAACCGGCGCACCGACGCCTACGGCGGCTCTCTGGAGAAACGGCTGCGCTTCCCGCTGGAGGTCTTCGACGCCGTACGGAACGTGTGGCCGGGGGAGCGGCCCATGACCGTCCGCATCTCCGCGACCGACTGGGCCGAGGGCGGGACGAGTGCCGAGGACGCCGTCGAGATCGCCCGGGCCTTCGCCGCGCACGGCGCCGACGCGATCGACGTGTCGACGGGCCAGGTCGTGGCGGACGAGCAGCCGGAGTTCGGACGGTCGTACCAGACGCCGTTCGCGGACCGGATCCGCCACACCACCGGCATCCCGGTGATCGCCGTCGGTGCGATCTCCTCCTGGGACGACGTCAACTCCCTGATCCTCGCGGGCCGCACCGATCTGTGCGCCCTCGCCCGCCCGCACCTCTACGACCCCCACTGGACCCTGCATGCGGCGGCCGAGCAGGGCTACACGGGCCCGGGCGCGACCTGGCCGGCCCCGTACCGCGCGGGCAGCCGCCGCCCCCAGACGGGCCGCACGGACGCCCCGAAACCGCGGCTGAGTCTCGGAAGCGGTGACGCCCACGGAGGTTAGGATCCGGGGCATGGTCATGACCATGGACGACGTGGACCGGTTCGAAGCCTTCCGACCGCGCCTGGAGGCCGTCGCCTACCGGCTGCTCGGTTCGGCGAGCGAGGCCGAGGACGCCGTGCAGGAGACGTTCCTGCGCTGGCAGGGCGCCGACACCGGCCGCATCGACGTTCCAGAGGCATGGCTGACGAAGGTGCTCACCAACCTGTGCCTCAACCAGCTCACCTCGGCCCGCGCGCGGCGTGAGACCTATGTGGGCCAGTGGCTGCCCGAGCCGCTGCTCGCCGGGGACCCGATGCTGGGGCCCGCCGACACCGCCGAACAGCGCGAGTCCGTCTCGTACGCGGTGCTGGTCCTGCTGGAGCGGCTCTCCCCGAACGAGCGGGCCGTGTACATCCTGCGGGAGGCCTTCGACTACCCGCACCGCGAGATCGCCGAGATCCTGGACATCACCGAGGCCTCCAGCCAGCAGATCTTCCACCGCGCGAAGAAGCACGTCGCGGACGGCAGGGCCCGCACCCGTACCGAGATCGACGAGGCCGCCGCGCGGCGCATCATCGACGAGTTCCTCGCGGCCGCCGCCAGCGGCCGGACCGAGCCGCTCGTGCAGCTGCTCACCGGCGACGCCATCGCGGTCGGCGACGGCGGTGGGAAGGTCCCGGCCCGCGCCAGGGCGTTCGAGGGTGCCCTCGCGGTCGCCAAGTTCATGCGGGGCCTGTTCAAGCCCAGCGCGGCCAAGCGCGCCCTGGTCGGCGGCTCGGCCGACGTCTACGCCTGGACCGTCAACGGCGACCCCGCCCTCGTGGTGGTCGTCGACGGCCGGGTCGTCGGCGTCATGTGCCTGGAGGTCGCCGCGGACGGCATCGCCGCCTTCCGCAACCAGGTCAACCCCGACAAGCTCGAACGCGTGACCCGGCTGTGGGCCGCCGGCGACCACGGAGAACCCCTGCTCACGGTCTTCTGACCCCGACCTCCCGTGATGTGACGTGGATCACATTGGGTTCCTGTCAGGAAACGGTGGGCCGCCCGGTTCAAGAGGCGAACCCGCTGAAGACAGCCGTCATGACAGGAGCCACGCCATGCAGCACCGCATCGTCGTCCTCGGAGCCGGCTACACCGGAGCCACCGCCGCCGGGCGCCTCGCCAAGCGACTGCACCGCGACGACGTCGCCATCACCCTCGTCAACGCCGAGCCCGACTTCGTCGAGCGCGTCCGGATGCACCAGCTCGCCGTCGGCCAGGACCTCGCGCCCCGGCCCTTCGACGAGATGTTCGAGGGCACCGGCGTCGCACTGAAGCAGGGCAAGGTCACCGCCGTCGACGTGGACCGCAGGACCGTCACCGTCGCCCCGGAAGGTGCGGGGGAGCGGGCCGACGAGGTCCTGCCGTACGACACCCTCGTGTACGCCCTCGGCAGCGGCTGGAACGACCAGGGGGTCCCCGGTACCGCCGAGCACGCCCACGAGATCGCCGGCCGCCCCGGAGCGCTCCGGCTGCGCGAGCGCCTGGCCGGCCTGGCCGCCGGAGAGTCCGTGGTCGTGGTCGGGGGCGGTCTCACCGGCATCGAGGCGGCGACCGAGATCGCCGAGGCCCGCCCGGACCTCGACGTCGCCCTCGCCGCCCGCGGCGGCCTCGGGGACTGGCTCTCGGAGAAGGGCGCCGGGCACCTGCGGAAGGTCTTCGACGGGCTGGGCATCACAGTCCACGAGCACACCGCCGTCACCGCCGTCGAGGCGGACCGCGTCACCACCGCCGACGGCACGGCCGTCCCGGCCGCGGTCACCGTGTGGACCACCGGCTTCGCCGTCCACCCGATCGCCCGGGCGACCAGCCTGGAGGTCACCGGCACCGGCCAGATCGTCGTCGACCGGACCATGCGCTCGGTGTCGCACCCGGACGTGTACGCCGTCGGCGACGCGGCCCTGGCCATGGGCCCCGGGGACAAGCCCCTGCGGATGTCCTGCGCCTCGGGCGTCCCCGGCGCGTGGCAGGCCGCCGACGCCATCGCGGCCCGGCTGACCGGAAGCAAGGTCCCGACCGTGTCCGTGCGCTACTTCAACCAGTGCATCTCACTGGGCCGCAGGGACGGTCTGATCCAGTACGTCACCGCGGACGACCGTGCCGTGTCGTCGGCCCTGACCGGCCGGCTCGCCGCGCTCTACAAGGAGATCATCTGCAAGGGCGCGGCCTGGGGCGTCGCCCACCCGCTGCTCGTGCCGGCCCGGCGCCGCCGCGTCGTGCGCGAGGCCGTCGTCCCGGAGGGCTCGCCGGTCAGGACGGCGGCCTGACCCGTGGGGGCGCCGGCCGGCTCAGACCGGGTAGGCGTGGGTCTGCGCCGCCTTCACCGTCGCCCAGACCTCCGCGCCCGGGTGGAGGCCGAGCTCCGCCGCGGCGACCGTCGTGAGGTCGGCGGCGAGGGGGAGTTCACCGGTGAGGTCGGCGCGGATCTGGTCGCCGTGGGTCTCCAGACCGGCCACCTCGCAGCGCCACAGGTTGCGGGCGCTGGAGCCGGAGGGCCGGTCGCGGTGGAGGGTGACCGCGCTCGGCGGGAACGCCACGAAGACCGGGCCGGACAGGACCTCCGTGGTGGTGAGGGGCGGCCCGTCGGCCAGACGGACGGTGTGGCCGTCCGCCTCTCCCCGGTACAGGTTCAGGCCGACCAGCCGCGCGATGTAGTCCGTCCGCGGGTGGCGGGCGATGCCGGCCGGGGTGCCCTCCTGGACGACCCGGCCGTGCTCCACGACCACCAGCCGGTCGGCCAGCACCATGGCGTCGAGCGGATCGTGGGTGACGAGCACGGCGACCGCCTCGAACTCGGCCAGATGCCGCCGGAGCCGGGCGCGTACCTCCAGGCGGGTGCGGGCGTCCAGCGCCGCCAGCGGCTCGTCGAGCAGCAGCAGCCGGGGGCGGGTGGCCAGGGCGCGGGCGAGGGCGACGCGCTGGGCCTGGCCGCCGGAGAGCCGGCGCGGCTTGGCGCCGCTGTGCGCCGCGAGGCCGAGGCGGTCGAGCCACTCGGCCGCCTGCGCACGCGCCTCGGCCTTGCTCGCGCCCTGGCAGCGGGGACCGAAGGCGACGTTGTCGAGGGCCGTGAGGTGAGGGAAGAGCAGGTAGTCCTGGAAGACGACACCGACGGGACGGGCCTCCGGCGGCGTACGGTCCAGCTCGGTGCCGTCCAGCCGCAGATGGCCGCCGGAGAGCGGGGTCAGTCCGGCGAGGGCGCGCAGCGCGGTGGTCTTGCCGGCCCCGTTCGGCCCGAGCAGGGCGACGACCTCGCCGGGCGCGACGGTCAGTGCCACGTCGAGGCGGAAGCCGCCCCGGTCCACGACGAGATGGGCGTCGAGTCCGTCCCTGAAGGTGCCGGTGACGGCGTGGGTCTGGGTCATCCGGCGCTCATCCATCGGTCGCGCAACCCGGCGAGCACCGCGATCGACACCGCCAGCAGCACCAGGCTGAGGGCGATCGCGGCCTCCGGGTCGCTCTGCAGGGCCAGGTAGACGGCCAGGGGCATGGTCTGGGTGCGGCCGGGGAAGTTGCCGGCGAAGGTGATCGTCGCGCCGAACTCGCCGAGCGCGCGCGCCCAGGCGAGGACCGCGCCCGCCGCGATGCCCGGCGCGATCAGCGGCAGCGTGACCCGGCGGAACGCGGTGAAGCGGGACGCGCCCAGGGTGGCGGCCGCCTCCTCGTAGCGGCGGTCGGCGGCCCGCAGGGTGCCCTCGACGCTGATGACCAGGAACGGCATCGCCACGAACGCCTCCGCGATCACGACCCCGGCGGTGGTGAAGGGCAGCGTGATCCCGAACCACGCGTCGAGCCACTGCCCGACGATGCCGTTGCGGCCGAGCGCCATCAGCAGCGCCACACCGCCCACGACCGGAGGCAGGACGAGGGGCAGGGTGACGAGGGCGCGCACGAGGCCGCGGCCGGGGAAGTCGACGCGGGCCAGCAGCCAGGCCAGCGGTACGCCGAGGACCAGGCACACGGCGGTGGCCGCCGTGGCGCTGACCAGGGACAGCCTGAGGGCCTGCCAGACATCCGCGCTGGTCAGCTGCTCGGGCAGGCTGTGCCACGGGGTCCGCACCAGCAGGGCGATCAGCGGCACGATCAGAAAGGCCAGGCCGGTCAGCGCGGGGATCAGCAGGGGCAGCGGGACGCCCGTCCGGACGCGCCGGCGCCGCGGGCCGCCCCGGAGGGTGTCGGCCGCCGCGCGGGGCTTGTCGGTCGGGGGTGTCACGGCTTGAGGAACCCGGCCCCGCTCAGGACCTCCTGGCCCTCGGCGGACCGCACCAGCGCGATGAACGCCTCGGCGGCCTCGGTGTTGGGCGCGTCCTTGAGCAGGGTGATCGGGTAGTCGTTGACGGCGTCGGCGGACTCGGGGAACGGCACGCCCTCCACCTTGTCACCCGCCGCGCGCACGTCCGTCTTGTAGACGACGGCGGCGTCGGCCTCCTTCAGCTCGACCTTGGTGAGCGCGGCCTTGACGTCCTGCTCGTAGGAGACGGGGGTGAGCTTCAGCCCGCTCGCGTCGAGGGCCTTCTGCGCGGCGGCGCCGCACGGCACCTCCTTGTCGCAGAGCACGACCTTCAGGCCCGCCTCGGTGAGGTCCTTGAGCGAGGAGATCTTCGCCGGGTTGCCGGGCAGGGTGGCGATCTCCAGCTCGTTGCGGACGAAGGTCACGGGGGCGCCCGAGGCGTCCCCGGCGTCCGTGACGATCTTCATCGTCCTGGGGCTGGCCGAGGCGAAGACGTCCGCCGGAGCGCCGCCGGTGATGCTCGCGGCGAGGGAGTCGCTGCCGCCGAAGCTGAAGGTGACCTTCGTGCCGGGGTGCTCCTTCTCGAACTGCTTGCCCAGCGTCGTGAAGCTCTCCTTCAGCGAGGCCGCGGCGAACACGGTCACCTCCCCGGACAGCTTGCCCGACCCGGAGGAGTCCGGCTTCGCCGAGGAGTCCGGGCCGGACGACGAGCAGGCGCTCAGGGCCAGCAGGGCGACGGCTCCCACCGCGGCCCCCTGGAGCGGGCGGCGGATGCGGCGCACGGTACGGGTCATGACGGGTCTGCTCCCTCTGCCGGGTATCCGCCGATGATAATGCCGCAGATGCCAGGGGGAGACCCCCTGTGAGTTCGCATGAGCCGGGGTCGGATTCCCTGAGGGTGGCATGTGCGTTCGTACGGAAGGGGCGGCGGGCCCGGGGCTACCGGCCGTACCGGAATCCGTGGTGCTCCTGGACCCAGCGGCCGAGCAGTGCCCCGCCGTAGACGACGTAGCCCACGCCGATCAGCCAGGACTCCACGACGAGGACGACGCCGACTGCTCCGTAGCTGATGGCGTTGGTGACGATGAGGGGACTGAAGACGAAGTAGGAGAACATGCGCAGGCCGCCCAGCCCCGCCATGGTGGCCACCGCCCCGGGGAGCAGATAGCGCCAGCGGACCTGACCGCCCAGCAGGAAGTGCTGCCCCCACCAGAAGAACAGCACCCCGGACGCCGAGCTCAGCGCGATCCGCTCGGCTCCCGAGGTGAGGCTCCGGGTCTGCACCTCCTGGTACAGGTACGCGGTCATCGCGATCATCCACACCGCCTGCCGCCAGACCCGGTGCCAGGGGCCGGAGAGCAGCCCCCAGATCCGCTCGTAGCCGTTCTGCACGCTGCCGCCGAACGCGACACCGAAGACGGCGAGCGCGACCCCGCCGAGCACGCTCGTGGTGCCGATGACCTTGCGCGGTGGGCTGATGATGTCGGTGAGCAACCGCGCGGACCGCCCGGACAGCCCCATGCCGTCGGCCAGCCACGACGCGAAGCCGCCCCGTCCCAGCGGGTCGGCGGCGGCGACCACGATCAGCAGCGGTGCCAGTGTGACCAGCGCGAGCGTGGCGAACCCCATGGCCCGGTGCAGCAGCTCCACGTCGCGGCCCTGCCGGACGAGGGTGTGCGCACCGGCCCGCTCCCACCCGTCGCGCGCCGAGCGCCCCCACCGCCTCACGGCAGCCGGTCCGCTCGGGTGCCCGCCGTGCCCGGTGATGTGGTGACGGTCATCCCTCGGTCCGCCTCCTGGTACGCGCTCCGTCCACTCGCGGACATCGTTGACCGTTCCGCAGCCGACGCAAACGCCGCACACCGGGCGGCGCCCGTGGGGTCAGAGCCCCACGAACCCCGCCCCCGCGTCCCGCAGCCGCTCGTGCAGCCCCCGGAACACCGCCGCCGAGCGCACCCCCGGCCAGTCCGCGGGAAGCAGCTCGGACGGCAGGCCCGGGTCGGTGTAGGGGAGGTGGCGCCAGGAGTCCAGGGCGAGGAGGTAGTCCCGGTAGGCCTCCTCGGCCGGGGTGTCCTCGCGCTTCTCCCAGTCGTGCAGCACGCCCGCGTGGCGGTCGAGGAACGCCTCGTGCTCCTTGGCGATGGTCGCCAGGTCCCACCACCGGGCGACGGCCTCGGCGGTCGGGGCGAAGCCGAGGTGGTCGCCGCGGAAGAAGTCGACGTACGCGTCGAGCCGCAGCCGCTGGAGCGTGTGCCGGGTCTCCTCGTACAGCCGCGCGGGCGCGATCCACACGCCCGGAGCGGCCGTGCCGAAACCGAGCCCGGCCAGCCGGGAGCGCAGCACGTGCCGCTTCTGCCGTTCCGACTCCGGCACGGAGAACACCGCGAGCACCCAGCCCTCGTCCTCGGGCGGGGCGGAGGCGTAGATGCGGCGGTCGCCGTCGTCGAGCAACTGACGGGCGTCCGGGGACAGTTCGTAGCCGGCCGCACCCTGGGCGGTGCGGGCCGGCACGAGCAGTCCGCGTCTCTTGAGCCGCGACACCGAGGAGCGGACGGACGGGGCGTCCACACCGGCCGCGGCCAGCAGCCGGATCAGTTCGGCTACCGGCACGGGGCCCGGCACGAAGCGGCCGTACGCGCCGTAGAGCGTGACGATGAGAGACCGTGGTGCATGCTGGTCGGACACGTTGATCATCTTAGGTCGTACGGATCACTCCTGGTCGCCCCCCGGTACCCCGTCGGCGCGCAGTCTGAACCGCTGGAGCTTGCCGGTCGCCGTGCGCGGCAGCGCGTCCAGGAAGACGATCTCGCGCGGGCACTTGTACGGCGCCAGCTCGCTCTTGACGAAGGCGCGCAGCGCATCGGCGTCCCGCTCCGCGCCCTCCTTGAGGACGGCGAAGGCCAGTACAACCTGCCCGCGGGCCTCGTCGGGCCGTCCCACGACCGCCGCCTCCACCACGTCCGGGTGCCGCAGCAGCGCGTCCTCCACCTCGGGACCGGCGATGTTGTACCCGGCAGAGATGATCATGTCGTCGGCGCGCGCGACGTAGCGGAAGTAACCGTCGGGGTCGCGGACGTAGGTGTCGCCGGTGACGTTCCAGCCGCCGCGCACATAGTCCCGCTGCCGCGGGTCGGCCAGATAGCGGCAGCCGACCGGCCCGCGTACGGCGAGCAGCCCCGGCTGTCCGTCGGGCACGGGCCGGCCGTCGGTGTCCTGCACGCGCGCGTGCCAGCCCGGCACGGGAACGCCCGTGGTCCCGGGCCGGATCCGGTCGTCGGCCGCGGAGATGAAGATGTGCAGCAGCTCGGTGGCGCCGATGCCGTTGATGACGCGCAGGCCGGTGCGCTCGTGCCAGGCCTGCCAGGTGGCCGCGGGCAGGTTCTCGCCGGCCGAGACGCAGCGGCGCAGGGAGGAGACGTCGTGCCCGTCGAGCTCGTCGAGCATCGCGCGGTACGCCGTCGGGGCGGTGAACAACACGGAGACCCGGTGCCGGGCGATGGCGGGCAGCAGCTGCCGGGGGCCCGCCTGTTCGAGCAGCAGCGCACGCGCGCCGGCCCGCAGCGGGAAGACCACCAGCCCGCCGAGACCGAAGGTGAAGCCCAGGGGAGGGCTGCCGGTGAACACGTCGTCCGCGTCGGGCTTCAGGACGTGCCGGGAGAAGGTGTCGGCGATCGCCAGGACGTCCCGGTGCAGGTGCATACAGCCCTTGGGACGGCCGGTGGTGCCGGAAGTGAACGCGATCAGTGCCACGTCGTCGGCCGCCGTCGCGACGGCCTCGTACGGGGCCGCGGGCGCCGGGCGGTTGAGGAGGTCGTCCGGGGCGTCACCGCCGTAGGTCGCGATCCGCAGGCCGGGGACCTCGGCCTTGGCGAGGTCGTCGACGGCCCGGATGTCGCACAGCGCGTGCCGCACCCGCGCGATCTCGCACATCGTGCTCAGCTCGTGCGGGCGCTGCTGGGCGAGCACCGTGACCGCCACGGCCCCCGCCTTCAGCACCGCCAGCCAGCAGGCCGCGAGCCAGGGGGTGGTGGGTCCGCGCAGCAGCACCCGGTTGCCGGGTACGACGCCGAGGTCACCGGTGAGCAGGTGTGCGACGCGGTCCACGCGGGCGCGCAGATCGCCGTACGTCCACGGCTCGCCGGTGGGTGTCAGGAACGCGGGGCGGTCGTCGGGCGGGCCGTGCAGCAGCTCGGCGGCGCAGTTGAGCCGTTCGGGGTACTGCAGCTCCGGCAGATCGAAGCGGAGCTCGGGCCATTGGTCCCGGGGTGGCAGATGGTCCCGGGCGAAGGTGTCGACGTGGGCCGTGCCCCGTGGATTCATACGGTTCGCCCCCTTGGCGTGGTGGGCTCGCCCCTGGAGCGTATCGTGTTGGTGACGACAGTCAACGGTCCGCGATAGCCTCGGAGTGGCCCGGCCGGAAGGCGGGGTGGCGGAGAAGGGACCGGCGATGACCGCATTCTCGCTCGAACCGGCACAACTCGCCTGGTGTGCCGAGCTGCGCACCCTGGCCGCGGAACGGCTCCGCCCGCTGGCAGACAAGGGCGAACCGGGACATGTGAACCGGGCCCTGGTCGCCGAACTCGGCCGCCTCGGGCTGCTCGGGCGCCTGTTCACCTCGGGGGCGCTCGACCTGTGCCTGATGCGTGAGTCCCTGGCCTACGCCTGCACGGAGGCCGAGACGGCCCTGGCCCTCCAGGGCCTCGGCGCCCACCCCGTCCACGCGCACGGCACCCGGGAGCAACGCGCCCGCTGGCTCCCCCGGGTGGCCGACGGCACCGCGATCGCGGCCTTCGCGCTGAGCGAGCCGGGGGCGGGATCGGACGCGGCGGCGCTGGAGTTGCGTGCGGAGCGGGAGGCCGCCACGCGGGAGGACCGGGCCTCGGCCGCCGCGGCACCCACCGCCGGCACGGCGTTCGCGCCGGACCCGGAGGCCGCTCCCGGCCTGGCGCTGTCGGCGGACTCGGCGCCCGCCCTCGGCACGGCGCCCGCCGCCGACCCGGCGCCCACCGCCGACCCGGCGCCGGCGACGAACTCGGCGCCCACCGCCCTCACGGCGCCCACCGCCGCCACGGCGCCCACCGCCGCCACGGCGCCCACGGCGGAGCCGGGACGCACGGCCGACCCGGCGCTCACCGCCGCCCCCGACGGCCCCGCCCGCTGGCGTCTCACCGGCGAGAAGTGCTGGATCTCCAACGCCCCCGAGGCCGACTTCTACACCGTCTTCGCCCGGACCGCCCCGGGTGCCGGGGCCCGCGGCATCACCGCCTTCCTCGTCCCGGCCGACCGCCCGGGCCTGACCGGCCGCGGGCTCGACATGCTCTCGCCGCACCCCATCGGCGCCCTCGACTTCGACGCCGTGCCCGTGACGGCCGACGA
It encodes the following:
- a CDS encoding bifunctional salicylyl-CoA 5-hydroxylase/oxidoreductase: MERTIVDVPKGARGTARQAAHDPQPSTGPNHPLRVAIIGGGPGGLYAAALLKRLDPARQITVWERNAPDDTFGFGVVLSDETLGGIEHADPEVYEALQRHFTRWDDIDIVHRDTHHTSSGHGFAALGRRRLLEILHTRCRDLGVDLRFRAEAPEDLPRTHDLVIAADGIHSTTRARHADVFRPRVTIHRCRYIWLAADFPFDSFRFEIAETEHGVMQLHGYPYAPDASTVIVEMRDEVWRAAGFDELDEAESIERCAKIFAEALRGRPLKSNNSTWTTFRTVVNDRWSHGNVVLLGDAAHTAHFSIGSGTKLAVEDALALAACLEERDTLPEALAAYEAERRPVVASTQRAARASLEWFENIALYLGQPPRQFAFNLLTRSRRVTHDNLRLRDARFTETVEREFGCPPGTPPMFTPFRLRGLTLRNRVVVSPMDMYSAVDGVPGDFHLVHLGARALGGAGLVMTEMVCVSEEGRITPGCAGLYTGRQAEAWKRITNFVHDRAPGTAIGVQLGHSGRKGSTRRMWEGMDEPLEEGNWPLVAPSALPYKEFSQTPRELSRAQLTDIREQFAASAVRAARAGFDLLELHCAHGYLLSGFLSPLTNRRTDAYGGSLEKRLRFPLEVFDAVRNVWPGERPMTVRISATDWAEGGTSAEDAVEIARAFAAHGADAIDVSTGQVVADEQPEFGRSYQTPFADRIRHTTGIPVIAVGAISSWDDVNSLILAGRTDLCALARPHLYDPHWTLHAAAEQGYTGPGATWPAPYRAGSRRPQTGRTDAPKPRLSLGSGDAHGG
- the sigJ gene encoding RNA polymerase sigma factor SigJ, which gives rise to MVMTMDDVDRFEAFRPRLEAVAYRLLGSASEAEDAVQETFLRWQGADTGRIDVPEAWLTKVLTNLCLNQLTSARARRETYVGQWLPEPLLAGDPMLGPADTAEQRESVSYAVLVLLERLSPNERAVYILREAFDYPHREIAEILDITEASSQQIFHRAKKHVADGRARTRTEIDEAAARRIIDEFLAAAASGRTEPLVQLLTGDAIAVGDGGGKVPARARAFEGALAVAKFMRGLFKPSAAKRALVGGSADVYAWTVNGDPALVVVVDGRVVGVMCLEVAADGIAAFRNQVNPDKLERVTRLWAAGDHGEPLLTVF
- a CDS encoding NAD(P)/FAD-dependent oxidoreductase, with the translated sequence MQHRIVVLGAGYTGATAAGRLAKRLHRDDVAITLVNAEPDFVERVRMHQLAVGQDLAPRPFDEMFEGTGVALKQGKVTAVDVDRRTVTVAPEGAGERADEVLPYDTLVYALGSGWNDQGVPGTAEHAHEIAGRPGALRLRERLAGLAAGESVVVVGGGLTGIEAATEIAEARPDLDVALAARGGLGDWLSEKGAGHLRKVFDGLGITVHEHTAVTAVEADRVTTADGTAVPAAVTVWTTGFAVHPIARATSLEVTGTGQIVVDRTMRSVSHPDVYAVGDAALAMGPGDKPLRMSCASGVPGAWQAADAIAARLTGSKVPTVSVRYFNQCISLGRRDGLIQYVTADDRAVSSALTGRLAALYKEIICKGAAWGVAHPLLVPARRRRVVREAVVPEGSPVRTAA
- a CDS encoding ABC transporter ATP-binding protein, whose translation is MTQTHAVTGTFRDGLDAHLVVDRGGFRLDVALTVAPGEVVALLGPNGAGKTTALRALAGLTPLSGGHLRLDGTELDRTPPEARPVGVVFQDYLLFPHLTALDNVAFGPRCQGASKAEARAQAAEWLDRLGLAAHSGAKPRRLSGGQAQRVALARALATRPRLLLLDEPLAALDARTRLEVRARLRRHLAEFEAVAVLVTHDPLDAMVLADRLVVVEHGRVVQEGTPAGIARHPRTDYIARLVGLNLYRGEADGHTVRLADGPPLTTTEVLSGPVFVAFPPSAVTLHRDRPSGSSARNLWRCEVAGLETHGDQIRADLTGELPLAADLTTVAAAELGLHPGAEVWATVKAAQTHAYPV
- a CDS encoding ABC transporter permease, giving the protein MTPPTDKPRAAADTLRGGPRRRRVRTGVPLPLLIPALTGLAFLIVPLIALLVRTPWHSLPEQLTSADVWQALRLSLVSATAATAVCLVLGVPLAWLLARVDFPGRGLVRALVTLPLVLPPVVGGVALLMALGRNGIVGQWLDAWFGITLPFTTAGVVIAEAFVAMPFLVISVEGTLRAADRRYEEAAATLGASRFTAFRRVTLPLIAPGIAAGAVLAWARALGEFGATITFAGNFPGRTQTMPLAVYLALQSDPEAAIALSLVLLAVSIAVLAGLRDRWMSAG
- the modA gene encoding molybdate ABC transporter substrate-binding protein yields the protein MTRTVRRIRRPLQGAAVGAVALLALSACSSSGPDSSAKPDSSGSGKLSGEVTVFAAASLKESFTTLGKQFEKEHPGTKVTFSFGGSDSLAASITGGAPADVFASASPRTMKIVTDAGDASGAPVTFVRNELEIATLPGNPAKISSLKDLTEAGLKVVLCDKEVPCGAAAQKALDASGLKLTPVSYEQDVKAALTKVELKEADAAVVYKTDVRAAGDKVEGVPFPESADAVNDYPITLLKDAPNTEAAEAFIALVRSAEGQEVLSGAGFLKP
- a CDS encoding ribonuclease BN, whose amino-acid sequence is MRRWGRSARDGWERAGAHTLVRQGRDVELLHRAMGFATLALVTLAPLLIVVAAADPLGRGGFASWLADGMGLSGRSARLLTDIISPPRKVIGTTSVLGGVALAVFGVAFGGSVQNGYERIWGLLSGPWHRVWRQAVWMIAMTAYLYQEVQTRSLTSGAERIALSSASGVLFFWWGQHFLLGGQVRWRYLLPGAVATMAGLGGLRMFSYFVFSPLIVTNAISYGAVGVVLVVESWLIGVGYVVYGGALLGRWVQEHHGFRYGR
- a CDS encoding PaaX family transcriptional regulator C-terminal domain-containing protein is translated as MINVSDQHAPRSLIVTLYGAYGRFVPGPVPVAELIRLLAAAGVDAPSVRSSVSRLKRRGLLVPARTAQGAAGYELSPDARQLLDDGDRRIYASAPPEDEGWVLAVFSVPESERQKRHVLRSRLAGLGFGTAAPGVWIAPARLYEETRHTLQRLRLDAYVDFFRGDHLGFAPTAEAVARWWDLATIAKEHEAFLDRHAGVLHDWEKREDTPAEEAYRDYLLALDSWRHLPYTDPGLPSELLPADWPGVRSAAVFRGLHERLRDAGAGFVGL
- a CDS encoding AMP-binding protein yields the protein MNPRGTAHVDTFARDHLPPRDQWPELRFDLPELQYPERLNCAAELLHGPPDDRPAFLTPTGEPWTYGDLRARVDRVAHLLTGDLGVVPGNRVLLRGPTTPWLAACWLAVLKAGAVAVTVLAQQRPHELSTMCEIARVRHALCDIRAVDDLAKAEVPGLRIATYGGDAPDDLLNRPAPAAPYEAVATAADDVALIAFTSGTTGRPKGCMHLHRDVLAIADTFSRHVLKPDADDVFTGSPPLGFTFGLGGLVVFPLRAGARALLLEQAGPRQLLPAIARHRVSVLFTAPTAYRAMLDELDGHDVSSLRRCVSAGENLPAATWQAWHERTGLRVINGIGATELLHIFISAADDRIRPGTTGVPVPGWHARVQDTDGRPVPDGQPGLLAVRGPVGCRYLADPRQRDYVRGGWNVTGDTYVRDPDGYFRYVARADDMIISAGYNIAGPEVEDALLRHPDVVEAAVVGRPDEARGQVVLAFAVLKEGAERDADALRAFVKSELAPYKCPREIVFLDALPRTATGKLQRFRLRADGVPGGDQE
- a CDS encoding acyl-CoA dehydrogenase family protein encodes the protein MTAFSLEPAQLAWCAELRTLAAERLRPLADKGEPGHVNRALVAELGRLGLLGRLFTSGALDLCLMRESLAYACTEAETALALQGLGAHPVHAHGTREQRARWLPRVADGTAIAAFALSEPGAGSDAAALELRAEREAATREDRASAAAAPTAGTAFAPDPEAAPGLALSADSAPALGTAPAADPAPTADPAPATNSAPTALTAPTAATAPTAATAPTAEPGRTADPALTAAPDGPARWRLTGEKCWISNAPEADFYTVFARTAPGAGARGITAFLVPADRPGLTGRGLDMLSPHPIGALDFDAVPVTADDVLGEADRGFRVAMGTLNLFRPSVGAFAVGMAQAALDAALAHTAGRDAFGGKLRDLQAVSHQVAEMALRTEAARLMVHAAASAYDADSPDVPRRSAMAKLLATETAQYVVDAAVQLHGARALQRGHLLEHLYREVRAPRIYEGASEVQRSIIAKELYARQEAR